A stretch of the Dioscorea cayenensis subsp. rotundata cultivar TDr96_F1 chromosome 4, TDr96_F1_v2_PseudoChromosome.rev07_lg8_w22 25.fasta, whole genome shotgun sequence genome encodes the following:
- the LOC120258787 gene encoding receptor-like kinase TMK2, translating into MNSSCSQLAPIPLLVILPTTKKTTRSSTFPSPSSPAMLFLFLLLLVVATTVVDAASTDAIAMAAFSHGIKGLPSQWQSGTDPCSQSSKWPFVSCRSGRVTSLNLANKALSGTLPSSLSNLHALTALNLQNNHFSGPLPSLSGLSSLISVFLDSNSFSSIPPDFFSHLSSLTTISLDDNPLSPWSIPDDLQSSQRLTIFSARNTSLSGHIPAFFSTFTDLTTLKLSYNDLSGPIPLGLANLTKLQTVELVRNNLSGRVPPFNSNIVDVKTDGNPLIGKDIPLDDNDNDNDNDNTNKNNSNNNASSSPTSSTTTNPSSSENSTKKLALIIILSILLVITPIAGFLWFRKKKRSNKTTSELHVISTIDQNNKGTEQLRITTTTSSTTTPFSSGGHEGLALSYESLKQATNNFSDANILGKGGFGVVYRGDINDIPIAVKKGTSDAMGLKGKEEFYAEIEMFKKVKHRNLVALLGHCVEGNERLLAYEFMPEGTLGQHLFRQGGRKGLTWKQRLVIALDVARGMEYLHSMAQGSFIHRDLKPSNILLDKDMRAKVSDFGLVKLVDTEKSMMTRLAGTFGYLAPEYAITGKITIKADVYAYGVILMEIIMGRKVLDESRPEEDTHLVSTFHRCYEDKQNFLNDVDTSMELDDESRREILKVAELSIYCTASDPAQRPDMSHSVSVLAPLLDHWKPAGLPASPSGSHVGSCMTLTERLERWNYGDCTTTMDLLSSINGRSGDTEYNGDVVSESMNSR; encoded by the exons ATGAATTCAAGCTGTTCCCAGTTAGCACCTATACCTCTCCTTGTTATCCTCCCCACCACTAAGAAAACAACAAGATCTTCCACCTTTCCATCTCCCTCATCTCCGGCCatgctcttcctcttcctcctcctccttgtTGTTGCCACTACCGTCGTCGACGCTGCCTCAACCGACGCCATAGCCATGGCCGCCTTCTCCCACGGCATCAAAGGCCTCCCATCCCAATGGCAATCCGGCACTGACCCCTGCTCTCAATCATCAAAATGGCCCTTTGTCAGCTGCCGCAGCGGCCGTGTCACCTCTTTGAACCTGGCTAACAAAGCTCTTTCCGGCACCCTCCCCTCCTCCCTCTCCAACCTCCATGCTCTCACTGCTCTCAACCTCCAAAACAACCACTTCTCCGGCCCTCTTCCTTCCCTCTCCGGCCTTTCATCTCTCATCTCCGTCTTCCTtgactccaactccttctcctcaATCCCTCCTGACTTCTTCTCCCATCTCTCAAGCCTCACCACCATATCTCTTGATGACAACCCTCTCTCCCCTTGGTCCATTCCTGATGATCTCCAATCCTCTCAAAGACTTACCATTTTCTCCGCTCGTAACACCTCCCTCTCCGGTCACATCCCTGCCTTCTTCTCCACCTTCACTGATCTCACCACTCTCAAACTCTCCTACAATGACCTTTCTGGTCCCATCCCCTTAGGCCTTGCCAACCTTACCAAACTCCAAACCGTTGAGCTTGTCCGCAACAACCTCTCCGGCCGAGTCCCTCCTTTCAACTCCAATATTGTTGATGTCAAGACTGACGGAAACCCTTTGATTGGCAAGGACATTCCCcttgatgataatgataatgataatgataatgataataccAACAAGAACAACAGCAACAATAATGCTTCTTCCTCTCCAACAAGCTCCACCACTACAAACCCATCTTCCTCTGAAAATTCCACCAAAAAACTAGCACTCATCATAATTTTATCCATTCTTCTTGTCATCACACCCATTGCTGGATTCCTTTGGTTccggaagaagaaaagaagcaacaAAACCACATCAGAACTTCATGTAATCAGCACTATTGATCAAAACAACAAAGGGACGGAACAACTCcgcatcaccaccaccacttccAGCACCACCACCCCTTTTAGCTCTGGTGGCCATGAAGGATTGGCATTATCATATGAATCCTTAAAGCAAGCAACCAATAACTTCTCCGATGCCAACATTCTTGGCAAAGGTGGCTTCGGCGTTGTCTACCGGGGCGATATAAATGACATTCCGATCGCCGTCAAAAAGGGAACCTCCGATGCAATGGGactcaaaggaaaagaagagtTCTATGCGGAGATAGAAATGTTCAAGAAGGTGAAACACCGGAATTTGGTAGCATTACTTGGGCATTGTGTGGAAGGGAATGAAAGGTTGTTGGCTTATGAGTTCATGCCTGAAGGGACATTAGGACAACACTTGTTTAGACAAGGAGGGAGGAAAGGATTGACATGGAAACAGAGGTTGGTGATAGCTTTGGATGTGGCAAGAGGGATGGAGTACTTGCATAGCATGGCACAAGGGAGTTTTATACATAGAGATTTGAAGCCTTCTAATATATTGTTGGATAAGGATATGAGAGCAAAGGTTTCGGATTTTGGTTTGGTGAAGCTTGTTGACACTGAGAAGTCTATGATGACGAGGTTGGCTGGGACTTTTGGCTACTTGGCTCCTGAGTATGCTA TCACaggaaaaataacaataaaagcaGATGTGTATGCATATGGTGTGATTCTAATGGAAATAATAATGGGAAGAAAAGTATTAGATGAATCAAGACCAGAGGAAGACACACATTTAGTATCGACATTTCATCGATGTTACGAAGACAAGCAAAATTTTCTCAACGATGTCGACACATCAATGGAACTCGACGATGAATCTCGCCGTGAAATCTTGAAGGTGGCTGAGCTTAGCATCTATTGCACGGCTAGTGATCCGGCGCAGAGGCCGGACATGAGCCATTCTGTGTCTGTTCTTGCTCCTCTTCTTGATCATTGGAAGCCGGCCGGTCTGCCGGCTTCGCCGTCTGGGAGTCATGTAGGATCATGCATGACCTTAACTGAAAGACTTGAGAGATGGAATTATGGTGATTGTACAACTACAATGGATTTGTTGAGCAGTATCAATGGGCGTAGTGGTGATACTGAATACAATGGTGATGTTGTTAGTGAGTCAATGAATTCAAGATAG